A region from the Triticum urartu cultivar G1812 chromosome 1, Tu2.1, whole genome shotgun sequence genome encodes:
- the LOC125536914 gene encoding GDSL esterase/lipase EXL3-like: MTMGVGRATRRMQGRSSMSVLLVSLLLLAAAAGVSSRATYTGSSTAGAGASVTTTAPPKKHVDGKKQQVPALVVFGDSIVDPGNNNAISTIVKANFAPYGHDFGADHRPTGRFCNGRIPTDFIASRLGLKQLLPAYLAPNLTTHDLLTGVSFASGGTGYDPLTAQLASVISMTDQLRMFDEYKARVRAAAGDAALSEILARGVFAVCAGSDDVANTYFTMRARSSYSHASYASLMVAHATAFLDGLLAAGARRVAVISMPPIGCVPSQRTLSGGMGRECSPDHNEIAELVNSGMGTAVDTLKAKHPGARVMLMDIYGYLLDMMVRPDGYGFRESTLGCCGTGMMEVAVLCNGVTSAVCGDVEEYLFWDSYHPTEKAYRILVDYVYDNYLKELIA, translated from the coding sequence ATGACAATGGGCGTGGGGCGTGCAACAAGAAGGATGCAAGGCAGGAGTTCCATGTCGGTCTTGCTGGTGTCGTTGCTGCtgctggcggcggcggccggtgttTCCAGCCGAGCCACGTACACGGGCAGCAGCACCGCAGGTGCCGGTGCAAGTGTGACGACGACGGCGCCGCCGAAGAAGCATGTTGATGGGAAGAAGCAGCAGGTGCCGGCGCTGGTGGTGTTCGGCGACTCGATCGTCGACCCGGGCAACAACAACGCCATCAGCACCATCGTCAAGGCCAACTTCGCGCCCTACGGCCACGACTTCGGCGCCGACCACCGCCCCACGGGCCGCTTCTGCAACGGCAGGATCCCCACCGACTTCATCGCCTCCAGGCTCGGCCTCAAGCAGCTCCTCCCGGCGTACCTGGCCCCGAACCTGACGACGCACGACCTGCTCACCGGCGTCAGCTTCGCGTCGGGCGGCACGGGGTACGACCCGCTCACGGCGCAGCTCGCCTCCGTCATCTCCATGACGGACCAGCTCCGCATGTTCGACGAGTACAAGGCCAGGGTCCGCGCCGCGGCCGGCGACGCCGCGCTCTCGGAGATCCTCGCCAGGGGCGTGTTCGCGGTGTGCGCCGGCAGCGACGACGTGGCCAACACCTACTTCACCATGCGCGCGCGGAGCTCCTACTCGCACGCCTCCTACGCGTCGCTCATGGTCGCCCACGCCACCGCCTTCCTCGACGGCCTGCTGGCCGCGGGCGCCCGCCGCGTCGCCGTCATCTCCATGCCGCCCATCGGGTGCGTGCCCTCCCAGCGCACGCTCTCGGGCGGCATGGGGCGCGAGTGCTCCCCGGACCACAACGAGATCGCGGAGCTGGTGAACTCGGGAATGGGCACCGCCGTCGACACCCTCAAGGCGAAGCACCCGGGGGCGAGGGTGATGCTGATGGACATCTACGGGTACCTGCTGGACATGATGGTGCGGCCGGACGGGTACGGGTTCAGGGAGTCCACGCTGGGCTGCTGCGGCACGGGCATGATGGAGGTCGCCGTGCTGTGCAACGGCGTCACGTCGGCGGTGTGCGGGGACGTGGAGGAGTACTTGTTCTGGGACAGCTACCACCCCACCGAGAAGGCCTACAGGATCCTCGTTGACTACGTCTACGACAACTACCTCAAGGAGCTCATCGCCTAG